Genomic window (Aurantimicrobium sp. INA4):
TGCTTCTTACATCGATATTGCCAAAGCAGATGGTGCGACAGTTGTTGTCGACGGCCGCGAACAAGAATTTGACGGCGCTGCCGGCGGATTCTGGCTCGGCCCCACCCTCATCGACAACGTTCCCACCACCTCCAAGGTCTACACCGAGGAAATCTTCGGCCCTGTGCTCTCCATCGTTCGCGTGAAGAGCTACGACGAGGGTGTTGAGCTCATCAACAACGGTGCGTTCGGTAACGGAACCGCGATCTTCACCAACGATGGTGGTGCAGCTCGTCGCTTCCAGAACGAGATAGAGGTCGGCATGATCGGCATCAACGTGCCGATTCCTGTGCCTGTGGCTTACTACTCCTTCGGTGGTTGGAAGAACTCACTGTTCGGTGACACCAAGGCACACGGCGCTGAAGGGGTTCACTTCTTCACCCGTGGCAAGGCCATCACCAGCCGCTGGCTCGACCCCAGCCATGGAGGCATCAACCTGGGCTTCCCGCAGAACTAAGCATTCATGCCAGCGACCACCGAAGTTTCACGACCTCGGTGGTCGCTGAGCGCTGTTTTATGGATTTGTGTGTTGGCCATCATGGCTGGTTTCCAAACCTGGCGGGGGGCATATGTTGATGGGGCGTTGTTCTTTGCCTTAGTGGCAATGCTGATTATTGATCGGCTTACTGGCGGCCGCATCATTTTGTTGAAACAACCCGTGGTGGCTCCCAAGATAGTTATCTTGGCTATCACTGGAGTTTTGGGACTCGTCCTAGTTCTTGCCCCTCGGCACAGCTGGATCGATTTGGTTGCTTTGGTGGCCATTGGAGTCACTGTTCTTATCGTTGCCTGGGCGCCAACCCCTGAACGCCCTGAGCGCTCCCACACCTCGCTGCTGCGTTCAATGTGGTTTTGGTCGATGGCGGCAGTGGCATTGTGCGTCTGGGAGGCAACCGCCTTTGTGTTGAGCGTGACCGTCCCAGATGGGATCGACATGTTTCCGACAATCTCTGTGCTTCTTGACCCGTTCGTAGAAAACATCTGGGGCCGGATTGTTTTTGTTGGATTGTGGCTTGCTGCCGGCTTAGGTCTCCTCCAGTTGTGGAGGAAGCCATGATGTGGAATCTCGTTGCGTTCGGTTATCTCGTGATAGTCCTCACAGCAATTGCCGTTGAGATTTATGCTCAGAGAAAACCTCATGTCATTGCCCCACTGGGGGACATGCTCGATCACGTCATGAAGTCACGAACTACCAGAGTTGCCGTCATTGCGGCATGGTGGTGGTTTGGTTGGCACTTTGCCTTTGCTGAAACTGTCCAGTTGACTCTCTAGTGCCCGGTACGCTTAACCCTTGTGGCTCTAACTATCGGAATCGTCGGACTGCCCAACGTAGGCAAGTCCACCCTCTTTAATGCACTGACCAAAAACCAGGTTCTCGCGGCGAACTATCCCTTCGCAACAATTGAACCCAACATTGGTGTGGTCAACCTCCCTGATGCGCGCTTGAACAAGCTGGCTGAAATCTTTGGCAGCCAGCAGCTGTTGCCAGCTGCGGTGTCCTTTGTTGACATCGCCGGCATTGTGAAGGGGGCCTCCGAGGGTGAAGGTCTGGGAAACAAGTTCCTGGCCAACATTCGTGAGGCAGACGCCATTGCCCAGGTAGTTCGCGGATTCTCTGACCACGACGTTGTTCACGTTGATGGCAAGATTTCTCCCGCAAGTGACCTGGAGACCATCAATACCGAGCTCATTCTTGCTGACCTAGAAACCTTGGAAAAGGCAATCACGCGCCTCGAGAAGGAAGTCAAAGCGAAGAAGGCAGAACCTGCAGCCCTTGAGGCGGCCGTTGAAGCGCAAAAGGTGCTTAACGAAGGCAAGCTTCTCTCTGTTTCTGGCATCGATCTTGCCCCCATCAAGGATCTTGGTCTCATGACTGCGAAGCCGGTGATCTTCGTATTCAACGTGGATGAGTCTGTGTTGACCGATGAAGCGAAGCGCGCTGAATTGGCTGCTCTGGTTACTCCTGCGAAGGCAGTGTTCTTGGATGCCAAACTTGAATCTGAACTTATTGATCTTTCTCCAGAAGATGCTGCTGAATTGCTAGCCTCCACAGGTCAGGAAGAGTCCGGCTTGGATCAACTCGCTCGTATTGGCTTTGACACCCTCGGTCTGCAGACCTATCTCACCGCGGGTCCTAAAGAAGCTCGTGCGTGGACCATTGGTAAGGGCTGGAAAGCTCCCCAAGCAGCCGGTGTGATCCACACTGACTTTGAAAAGGGTTTCATCAAAGCTGAAATCATCTCCTTTGAGGACCTCGTTGAGACCGGTTCTGTTGCGGAAGCTCGCGCCAAAGGCAAGGCCCGCATGGAAGGTAAGGACTACGTTATGCAAGATGGCGACGTGGTCGAATTCCGCTTCAATGTCTAACATTGTCTACTTTGTCGCCTCAACTCTTGATGGCTACATCGCTGACTCTGACGGATCACTAGAGTGGCTCACCTCTATTGAGGGAGCTCCCGAGGACATTACCTCCAGCTTTATCTCAACCGTGGGTGTTCAAGTCATGGGTTCGCGAACCTATGAGTGGTTACTCGAGAATGAAAACATCCTGAGCCACCCAGAAAAATGGTCACAGTTCTTTGGTGAGATGAAAACTGTTGTGTTCAGCTCGCGGGCGCTTCCTGTACCAGAGATGGCAGACATTGCATTCGTTCATGGGTCACCTTCTGAGCTTGTAGACGAGATCACCACCCGGGCTGGTGATGAAAACATCTGGCTGGTTGGCGGTGGTCAACTGGCTTCGCAATTTCTTGCGGCGAATCTGATTGACCGTCTGGAAATCACCTACGCTCCCGTAGTGCTCGGCAGCGGGGTCAAGCTTTTTGGTGATCTCAGTGACTTTGTTCGGGTAGATATTCGTGAAACACTTCCGAGTGGAAACTTTATTCACGTAAAGTGTGACGTTTCTCTCACGTCCTAAGTAACCCTAAGGAGCACAGCATGTGTGGAGGTTACGCGCTCGCGGAACCCACTGAAGTGCTTGAGGACGTCTTTCATGTGGAAGTCATAGGTGAGAACCTGCCTGGTCCGAGTTGGAATATTCGGCCGACCAATCAGGTTCCTATTGTGGTCGACACCATTGATGCGCAAACAGGTGCTCAGCTTCGGCGCTTAGAAAGCGCCCGCTGGTCCCTTATTCCTTCATGGGTAAAGGGGGAACCACCCAAGTTCTCCACATTCAACGCTCGCAGTGAAGATGCGGCGTCCAAAGCATCTTGGCGTGATGCGGTCAAATCCAAGCGCTGCCTTGTTCCGGCCTCTGGTTATTTCGAGTGGGTTGTCGAAGACGGTGTGAAAGTTCCGCATTACATTCACTCAGACCACCTGATTGCTTTTGCAGGGTTGTATTCGTGGTGGAGAGCAGCCGAAAGTGATCCGTGGATGCTTACCGCCACCATCTTGACTATGCCGACCGTGCCGGAGCTGGCAGCGATTCACGATCGCAATCCTGTGCCACTACCTGAGCAGTACTGGGATGAGTGGCTGAACCCTTCAACGGTGGGAACTCAAGAATTGGTTGATGCCGCTGTGGCGGCAGCTATCCCTGTTGCGGCTTGCTTGCGAGAGTATGCGGTCAACCCTTTGCGCGGCAATGGGCCTGAACTTATTGAGCCTCGCTAACTGAAGTATTCACTGAAACTTCAGCCCCATTTATTGCATTAGTAGGCTCAAGCGACCAGACTGACACCTAACTGGGTTTTTCCCCAGCCAACACAGGACGGTGCACAGTGGCTCGCAAAATTCGCAGTGAAGACGAACAAATTAAACGCCTCCGGGTGTACAACATCGTTGCTGGAGCAATACACCTGCTGCAAGGTCTTGCATTCCTCTTCATTCTCACCAAGCTCAGTTCTCAAGTGATGTTCCCGGTCACCGTGGACTATATGACAGGTCCTCCCGGTGTCGATCTCCCCACCGAGCGGGTGACCCTGTTTGAAGTCAACCTGGGTCTGGGAGTTGTGGCGTTCTTGTTTATGTCTGCTTTCTTCCACTTCCTTATTTCACTACCTGGGGTCTTCACTCGCTATGCCAACGGGCTCAAGCTCAACCACAACTACTTCCGGTGGACCGAGTATTCCTTGAGTTCCTCTGTGATGATCTGGCTTATTGCTCAACTCAATGGCGCGACAGATTTCGCAGCACTGTTTGCCATCTTCGCCGTCAACGCCTCCATGATCTTCTTTGGTGCTTTGCAGGAGAAGTATGAAAAGCCTGGAAATAAGAAGTTCCTGCCGTTCATCTTCGGTTCCATGACCGGTATTGTTCCCTGGATTATCATCGCGATTTACACTCTGCAGCCAGGTTCAACCAGCGCTGCAGAGGTTCCCGGCTTTGTTTATGGCATCGTCATTTCACTGTTCATCTTCTTCAACACCTTCGCGATCAACCAGGTGCTGCAGTATCGCCAAATTGGTGGCTGGAAGAGCTACCTGCGCGGTGAGCGTGCATACATCACGCTCAGCCTGGTAGCCAAGAGTGTGCTTGCCTGGCAGGTTTTCTCCGGCGCTCTTGTTCCACTCTTTGTGAGCTAATTCAGGGCCCCTCTGGACCGTCAACGACTCGATAATTTTCCCAGCATTTCTGGTTGAGAGACTTCTGAGTCATAACACGGATCTTTGGTAGCCAAAATCCTGTTCACAGCAAACTTTCACACTACTTTCGAGTTAGACCTGAGGTCTAAAACAAGGTACTTTTAAGTGGTAACGAGTGTTACATCGTCTCCTATGAAGTATCTGAAGATTCATCTGCAACGGCGCATCGTGCACATCTATGCCACGGTGCTGTCAGTCGCAACCAAATGTTGGGAGTCCAGTCGAAAGTTTGTTGGCAGAGTCTGGAAAAAACCTCAACTTTCTCTCGGTAAATCTGTTTTCATTCCTGGATCAGCTAATTTCCTTCGAAAGCTTTGGGCAACCTGTTCAACCCTCAGCATTTTTGGGTTGCTGGCAGGTTTTCTCGTATTTATCGCAACACCGCAGCCTGCTTCTGCTGCGGCTGCGTGCGTGCCATCCAGCAGTAACTCAGGCGGTTTCACCACACTGACGTTTACCAACACCTCTGAATGTACCTGGACGGTTCCCAATGGTGTGGTTGCCTTTGATGTCCTGGCTGTGGGTGCAGGTGGTGGTGGTGGAGCTGACGCCGGAAGCGGTGGTGGTGGTGGCGCCTATTACTTCAACTCTGTGAATCTGGGTTCTTTGGTGTCGCCGTCATTCAACATCACAGTTGGTATTGGTGGTCGTCCACAAATTCACACCTCAAACTCTTCGATTCCCTCAAGCTATTTCACCAGTAACAACTTTGCAGGTTCGGCAACCACGTTTGTTAATTCAACATCTACCTTTTCAATTACGGCGTATGGCGGAGGTGCCGGTCAGTGGTCGGGACCTGATTCCGCTGCAGGATGGACTGCTGGTGGTTCAGCTCCTGCCGTAACAAACTCTCTCGGACTCACACTGGGAACTGCCACCTCGAGTGTTGGTGGCTCGGGTGGTGCCGGAATCGCATTTGGCTCGACTTGCGGTAACACCTCAGGTGCAGCCGGTATTGCAGGTACGGGGGGAATAAATGGGATAACAAGTTTTCCTGGTAGTTACGCCGGTGGTGGTGGAGGTGGTGCTTGCCTCAACGGTGCCTACGCTGCCATCGATACATCACGTCGTGGTGGTGCCGGTGTCAATGGCGGCGGTAACGGTTCTGGTGGATACGTAGGCACGACAGCTAAGTTTTTGTCTCGTGTAGCTACCGCAAACTCTGGTGGTGGTGGTGGTGCAGGTGCATCACACGGTGACATCTCACTCATTACTGACCCAGAAACTGGAATCCAGGGCTACTCCCGAAACGGTGCCAAGGGTGCCGATGGTGTTGTTAAGGTTCGCTACAAGAATGCTCCAACAAGCGTCTCAACAATCACGAGCCCAAGCAATGTCTTCGCCGCGACAGGAACATCGCCAACCTTTAGTGTCTCTTCAACTGATCCCGGCGGTGGAACAGTCAGAATCCAGTGGCAGGTTTCCACTGACTCTGGTTCAAGCTGGTCGAATGTTGGCACGCTGAATACAGGCACGAGCAATACCTACACAGTGAGTTCTGTTACGACCACCCAAAATGGCTATCAATACAGGGCTTTGGTGAGAAACTACGATGCGGGCGGAAACTATTCCGAAACTGCTTCCAACGCAGCAACACTGCGAGTCACTGCCTCAACATTGAGCAGTATTTCCTTTAGCCCAAGTACCGTCACGACGGGCACAACCACGCAATACCTTGTCAACGGGAGTGCATCAGTACAACAATCTTTCTTCGGGTGTTACTCCGATCGAACAGACGCAACAAGAACGCCCCTAGTCGGGTCTGGAACATGGATAGGTTCAGCTAATTTCAGCCGCACTAATTCAGGCACCACGCCTGAAACGTTCGTTCGAGAATTGTGGTTTAACAGGGACTCCAACGGTAATCCAGTCAACTCAGTCCCTTCTGCTGCTGACTGCACGAGAATTGCGGGAGCCTTCAGCCCAGACATCAGTGCAACGCTCGTGACTAACCCCACAGCAAGTGTGACCTCTTCCGCATCGGCATACACGCCAGCCGTGGGATCAAACTTTTCTACTACTTTGACAAGCTCCGGAATCGGAAGTTCTGTGAGCTACAGTGTCAGCCCCTCACTTCCGGCTGGATTGACGCTTTCACCCAGTACTGGAGTAATTCAAGGCACACCGACAACTGTTCAAGGAGCAACGAGTTATACAGTCACAGCAACCGGCTCCACGTATGGTTCAGCTACTCGCTCGTTCACCATTGAGGTAGTCAAGGGCACACAAACGGTTGCCTTCACCTCTTCTGCGCCATCAACTCCGTTGCCTAACGGAACGTATACTCCGACCGCGACAAGTTCTATTGGACAGACGGTTACCCTTTCGGTCAGCTCGTCCAACGGTAATGTCTGTTCAATTTCTGGGGGAGTTGTCACATTCCAGGAATCTGGTGACTGTGTCATCACAGCGACACAGGCTGGAACCTCAAATTACCTTTCCGCCACGGCAACCCAAACGATTACTGTTGGCCGTCTCTCGCAAACTGTGACTTTTAGTTCTGTACCTGCGAAAACCTTTGGGGATGCAGATTTTTCTGTATCTGCAACGACAACTGCTGGATCGCTTCCCATCGTTTACGCATCTACAGATACTGCGAAATGTACTGTCGCAGGCTCTACTGTTCGAATTGTTGAAGCCGGTAACTGTGTCATTACAGCCACGCAAACAGGAACTGCGGTTTACCTCCCCGCGTCGCAGAGTCTGACTATCTCTGTTGCTAAGGCCTCCCAGGCAACAGTCACCGTCACTAGCAACTCAACCGTTGTGTACGGTTCCACTTTGTCGCTGACAGCCTCTGGAGGTTCTGGAAGTGCGTCTGGATACGTCTTCACGAAAGTTTCTGGACCTTGCACTATTTCTGGCACAACACTGAGCACTAGTGCCGCGGGAGATTGCGTTTACAACGCTTACAAAGCCGGAGATGCAAACTACAATCAGTCGGCCACTTCAGCAAATTTCACCACCACGATTACACCCAAGCCCTTGACGCTTTCTGTGACGGTGTCACCCTCTTCTCGCGCCTATAACACCACCAGGGATGTGACCCTCGGAACAACTACCGCGTCTAACCTCACAGGAATTATCAACGGCGACGATGTCTCGGTAGATCACACCAAACTTTCTGCCACCGTTGCGACCGCAGATGTGGGCACAAATAAAGCGGTCACTGTTGCTGTGGCAAGTGGGTACCTCACTGGAACCAAGGCAGGAAATTACCAACTTCCTACAATTTCTGGTTCGCCAGTTTTGACAATTACACAGGCGACACAATCCTCCATCACATTCTCGAGTGCACTTACAACAATTTTTGGTCAAAACATCACCCTGGCTGCCTCGGGTGGTAGCGGCACAGGCGCGCTCACATTTGCAACCTCAAGCGGTGCTTGCCAAATTGCGTCATCTATTCTGACCCCGGTCAGTGCGGGAACCTGTGTTGTTGTCGCTACTCGTGCAGCTGACACCAACTACACCGCCCAAACAGCAAGCTACTCTGTTTCAATTGCCTATGCCGACCAAGCTGTCGTATCGATGACCAGTGCAACCACGGTTGAATACGGTACTAACCTCACGCTTGGTGCCCAGGGTGGTAGCGGAACTGGTGCCTATGAGTTTGCCAAGGTTTCAGGAAACTGTAGCGTTTCCGGAACCACGATGACGCCCTCTGCTGTTGGAGACTGTGTTGTCAAAGCTCGGAAAGCCGGAGACTCCGGTTACAACGTCTCCGCGTGGAGTGCGGATGTCACCATCAGCATTACTCCCAAGCCGTTGACTATTGTGGTCACTCCTTTTCCATCCTCCCGTGATTACAACGGATCACGTACGGTTATCCTCGCGACATTGTCTTCTGCGCACGTAACGGGTCTTGTTGGCAACGACTCCATCACTTTGGATAATTCCAAGATCAGTGCCACAGTTCCCGACGCTTCCGTTGGCGTCAACAAGCCCGTCACCACAGTTATCTCCAGTGGCTTCTTAGGTGGAACTCACGCAGCTAACTATCAAGAGCCCACGGTCTCAAACTCTCCGGTGCTGACAATTACCCAAGCAACTCAATCCGCTGTGACCATGAGTAGCGCAACTACCTTTGTCTATGGCAGCTCACTCACGTTGACCGCTACAGGTGGCACAGGCACTGGTGCTCTTGAATACGCTGTTGTTTCTGGAAACTGTTCTGTAACCGGCGACAGCTTAACTGCTTCCTCGGTAGGCGATTGTGTGGTCAAGGCCCGCCGCGCAGCAGACACCAACTACAGCATTTCTGAATGGTCCGCGAGCCAGACAGTGACTGTGACGCCCAAGCCTCTTACCCTCGCAGTGACTGTAAATCCCTCGTCACGTGCATTTGACACCACTAGAACTGTGACCCTCGCAGACACCACTGCAGCTGATCTCACCGGCATCATCAATAATGACGTGGTAAATGTCGATAACAGCAAGCTTTCTGCCACGGTGGCATCAGCCATTGTGGGGGATAACAAGGCAGTAACCGTCACCGTTGCCTTGGGCTATCTAACCGGTGCTGATGCGGGAAACTACCAGCTCCCCACTATTTCTGGTTCACCCACGATAAATATTGTGAAGGCAGATCAAACCACGGTGACCATGACCAGTGCCACCACAGTTGTCTATGGAAACACGCTCACACTGTCAGCGAGCGGTGGCGAAAGCGTCATGGGTTACGAGTATGAGGTTGTCAGCGGCCCTTGTTCCGTTTCTGCTGCGACTTTGAGCACAACCGCGGCTGGAACCTGCGTGGTTCGTGGCCGTCACCTGGGCGACACGAACTACAACGTTTCTGCTTGGTCAGCGAATGTCAACATCAGTGTCACTCCAAAACCATTGACTCTGTCTGTGACGGTTGATCCCTCATCAAGGCCCTACAACACCTCTACTGCTGTGGGATTGGCGGCAACATCTTCGTCCAATCTGACTGGAATTATCAACAATGACGTCGTCACTACTGACGACACCAAGCTCAGCGCTGCAGTAACCACTGCAGATGTTGGAACGAATAAGGCTGTCACGGTTACTGTCAACGCTGGGTTCTTGACTGGAACTAATGCAGCCAATTACTCGGTAAGTTCGGTCTCAGGTACTCCTGTACTCACCATTACACAGACTTCTCAGGCCTCGTTGTCATGGACCAGCGCACTCA
Coding sequences:
- the heR gene encoding heliorhodopsin HeR, whose amino-acid sequence is MARKIRSEDEQIKRLRVYNIVAGAIHLLQGLAFLFILTKLSSQVMFPVTVDYMTGPPGVDLPTERVTLFEVNLGLGVVAFLFMSAFFHFLISLPGVFTRYANGLKLNHNYFRWTEYSLSSSVMIWLIAQLNGATDFAALFAIFAVNASMIFFGALQEKYEKPGNKKFLPFIFGSMTGIVPWIIIAIYTLQPGSTSAAEVPGFVYGIVISLFIFFNTFAINQVLQYRQIGGWKSYLRGERAYITLSLVAKSVLAWQVFSGALVPLFVS
- the ychF gene encoding redox-regulated ATPase YchF gives rise to the protein MALTIGIVGLPNVGKSTLFNALTKNQVLAANYPFATIEPNIGVVNLPDARLNKLAEIFGSQQLLPAAVSFVDIAGIVKGASEGEGLGNKFLANIREADAIAQVVRGFSDHDVVHVDGKISPASDLETINTELILADLETLEKAITRLEKEVKAKKAEPAALEAAVEAQKVLNEGKLLSVSGIDLAPIKDLGLMTAKPVIFVFNVDESVLTDEAKRAELAALVTPAKAVFLDAKLESELIDLSPEDAAELLASTGQEESGLDQLARIGFDTLGLQTYLTAGPKEARAWTIGKGWKAPQAAGVIHTDFEKGFIKAEIISFEDLVETGSVAEARAKGKARMEGKDYVMQDGDVVEFRFNV
- a CDS encoding SOS response-associated peptidase produces the protein MCGGYALAEPTEVLEDVFHVEVIGENLPGPSWNIRPTNQVPIVVDTIDAQTGAQLRRLESARWSLIPSWVKGEPPKFSTFNARSEDAASKASWRDAVKSKRCLVPASGYFEWVVEDGVKVPHYIHSDHLIAFAGLYSWWRAAESDPWMLTATILTMPTVPELAAIHDRNPVPLPEQYWDEWLNPSTVGTQELVDAAVAAAIPVAACLREYAVNPLRGNGPELIEPR
- a CDS encoding dihydrofolate reductase family protein, with product MSNIVYFVASTLDGYIADSDGSLEWLTSIEGAPEDITSSFISTVGVQVMGSRTYEWLLENENILSHPEKWSQFFGEMKTVVFSSRALPVPEMADIAFVHGSPSELVDEITTRAGDENIWLVGGGQLASQFLAANLIDRLEITYAPVVLGSGVKLFGDLSDFVRVDIRETLPSGNFIHVKCDVSLTS
- a CDS encoding DUF6186 family protein; amino-acid sequence: MMWNLVAFGYLVIVLTAIAVEIYAQRKPHVIAPLGDMLDHVMKSRTTRVAVIAAWWWFGWHFAFAETVQLTL